The following coding sequences are from one Streptomyces sp. NBC_01294 window:
- a CDS encoding protein kinase → MEEYAGRILANRYRLPLPPSDAYELVETRAFDTRSGQEVLVRQVPLPEVVDAELMDGPRAAPAAARRSPADLPAVRRAIEAAQAAASIPDHPRLDQVFDVFAEGESLWIVSELVPARPLAALIADEPLSPYRAAEVASDVLTALRVLHAHGWTHRNITVRTVLVCEDGRVVLTGLAAGAAEEALCGYDPVPSAADFGAEAGWGSTPAAPLTPTPAPSGGVSSGGVLDTGSRSQELVAGYEFGRGPESGDPGPGPGSGTAPSPPAVEYAPLVAPGYDTGPRYTDHITPGRPEDRPEDRPELQAAARAGAIAAYRAGARAAAARVTEQRKAEAGAGAGPVPERRPEGSTLPQGYSYPYGGPETGTAAPWHGATPRRPALPAAPAPQESAPQESVGQPSAEPQPDGQSAPWQQGESQPQAEPQPDGQRAPWQQGEPAARAVLPAQLALPQGYRQAEAPDPAVAPAALPGPGQGLGPGPAGPQPGQGLGPGPAGPQPGQGLGPGPAGPQPGQGLGPGPVPVQPDRSHPAPPQPPRLGPGPAGSQPGHGPVPVQPDRSHPAPPQPNGTRGASAAGGWTGPRTGLDAERARQTRMAVVGAVTERWAPEQAGPVHGHWQLAPPVGPSTDLWALGALLYRAVQGHAPYPEDSVAELVEMVCAEPPAFAEECGALRPIVESLLRQDPTERPDFEELRGWLRSLVRSAPEPDAGFGMLPMAEADPARLPVVRRRGEIHGRHRNPSAPRKPRALGRTLLIGILTLLAGAVAYAMLFMPRAATSEEPGDGRGSTAQAPAKPSPSQVPTGTPESKPAPQTTAPAGSQAAPAPAPPGYTTQQDPEHFEIVVPDGWERRGINEAGQVRYTDGQFVLTVVPGRDKVEGNPDPAGYQKDKEPELTPYRTSTWSTVGDVKTTKVGQQLRATGRYTWIDGTGRNVYARNFVVALGGSYHVVMVTGPEDEQSKVTEVFEKATTSYKSGG, encoded by the coding sequence GTGGAGGAGTACGCGGGCCGGATCCTGGCCAACCGCTACCGCCTGCCGCTGCCGCCGTCCGACGCGTACGAGCTGGTCGAGACCCGGGCCTTCGACACGCGCAGCGGTCAGGAAGTCTTGGTGCGGCAGGTGCCGTTGCCGGAGGTCGTGGACGCGGAGCTGATGGACGGGCCGCGGGCCGCCCCGGCGGCGGCGCGCCGCTCGCCCGCCGACCTGCCGGCCGTGCGGCGCGCGATCGAGGCGGCCCAGGCGGCGGCCTCGATTCCGGACCATCCCCGGCTCGACCAGGTCTTCGACGTGTTCGCCGAGGGCGAGTCGCTGTGGATAGTGAGCGAACTCGTCCCGGCCAGGCCGCTGGCCGCACTGATCGCCGACGAACCGCTGAGCCCCTACCGGGCGGCTGAGGTGGCGTCGGACGTGCTGACCGCGCTGCGGGTGCTGCACGCGCACGGCTGGACGCACCGGAACATCACCGTCCGGACGGTCCTGGTGTGCGAGGACGGGCGGGTCGTGCTGACCGGCCTGGCGGCGGGCGCGGCGGAGGAGGCCCTGTGCGGGTACGACCCCGTACCGAGCGCCGCGGACTTCGGCGCCGAGGCGGGGTGGGGCTCGACCCCGGCCGCGCCCCTGACTCCGACCCCGGCCCCGTCCGGCGGTGTTTCGTCCGGCGGTGTTCTCGACACCGGGTCAAGGAGCCAAGAGCTGGTCGCCGGGTACGAGTTCGGCCGTGGGCCGGAATCCGGTGACCCGGGCCCGGGGCCCGGCTCCGGGACGGCGCCCTCCCCGCCGGCGGTCGAGTACGCGCCGCTCGTGGCTCCCGGGTACGACACAGGGCCGCGGTACACCGATCACATCACCCCCGGACGTCCCGAGGACCGGCCCGAGGACAGGCCCGAGCTCCAGGCCGCCGCGCGGGCCGGGGCCATCGCCGCCTACCGGGCCGGGGCGCGGGCGGCCGCCGCCCGGGTCACCGAGCAGCGCAAGGCGGAGGCCGGGGCCGGGGCCGGTCCTGTGCCGGAGCGCAGGCCCGAGGGATCGACCCTCCCGCAGGGGTACTCGTACCCGTACGGCGGCCCGGAGACCGGCACCGCCGCCCCCTGGCACGGTGCGACCCCGCGCCGCCCGGCCCTTCCCGCCGCCCCTGCCCCGCAGGAGTCCGCCCCGCAGGAGTCCGTCGGGCAGCCGTCGGCGGAGCCGCAGCCGGACGGGCAGTCGGCCCCCTGGCAGCAGGGCGAATCGCAGCCGCAGGCAGAACCGCAGCCGGACGGGCAGCGGGCCCCCTGGCAGCAGGGCGAGCCGGCGGCGCGGGCCGTGTTGCCCGCCCAGCTGGCTCTGCCCCAGGGCTACCGTCAGGCCGAGGCCCCGGACCCCGCGGTCGCGCCCGCGGCGCTGCCCGGGCCCGGCCAGGGCCTCGGCCCAGGACCCGCGGGCCCGCAGCCCGGCCAGGGCCTCGGCCCAGGACCCGCGGGCCCGCAGCCCGGCCAGGGCCTCGGCCCAGGACCCGCGGGCCCGCAGCCCGGCCAGGGCCTCGGCCCAGGGCCCGTACCGGTGCAGCCCGACCGTTCGCACCCGGCACCACCGCAGCCGCCCCGCCTCGGCCCAGGGCCCGCGGGCTCGCAGCCCGGCCACGGCCCCGTACCGGTGCAGCCCGACCGTTCGCACCCGGCTCCGCCGCAGCCGAACGGTACCCGCGGGGCCTCCGCCGCAGGCGGGTGGACCGGCCCGCGGACCGGGCTGGACGCCGAGCGGGCCCGCCAGACGCGGATGGCCGTCGTCGGGGCCGTCACCGAGCGCTGGGCTCCCGAGCAGGCCGGCCCCGTGCACGGGCACTGGCAGCTCGCGCCGCCCGTCGGCCCCTCCACCGACCTCTGGGCGCTCGGCGCCCTGCTCTACCGGGCCGTGCAGGGGCACGCCCCGTACCCCGAGGACAGCGTCGCCGAGCTCGTCGAGATGGTCTGCGCAGAGCCGCCCGCCTTCGCGGAGGAGTGCGGCGCGCTGCGCCCGATCGTGGAGTCGCTGCTGCGCCAGGACCCCACGGAACGCCCCGACTTCGAGGAGCTCCGCGGCTGGCTGCGCTCGCTCGTACGGTCCGCGCCCGAGCCGGACGCCGGGTTCGGCATGCTCCCGATGGCGGAGGCGGACCCCGCGCGGCTGCCCGTCGTACGCCGCCGGGGCGAGATCCACGGCCGGCACCGCAATCCCTCGGCCCCCCGCAAGCCGCGCGCCCTCGGCCGGACCCTGCTCATCGGCATCCTGACCCTCCTCGCCGGGGCCGTCGCGTACGCGATGCTGTTCATGCCCCGGGCCGCCACGTCCGAGGAGCCGGGCGACGGCCGGGGGAGCACCGCGCAGGCACCGGCGAAGCCGAGCCCCTCCCAGGTCCCCACCGGCACGCCGGAGTCCAAGCCGGCGCCCCAGACGACCGCGCCCGCCGGGTCACAGGCCGCGCCCGCCCCCGCGCCGCCCGGCTACACCACCCAGCAGGACCCGGAGCACTTCGAGATCGTCGTGCCCGACGGCTGGGAGCGCCGCGGGATCAACGAGGCAGGTCAGGTGCGGTACACCGACGGGCAGTTCGTCCTGACCGTCGTCCCGGGCCGGGACAAGGTCGAGGGCAATCCGGACCCGGCGGGGTACCAGAAGGACAAGGAGCCGGAGCTGACCCCGTACCGCACGTCCACCTGGTCGACCGTCGGTGACGTCAAGACCACCAAGGTCGGCCAGCAGCTCCGTGCGACGGGCCGGTACACGTGGATCGACGGGACCGGTCGCAACGTCTACGCCCGCAACTTCGTCGTCGCGCTGGGGGGCAGCTACCACGTCGTCATGGTCACGGGCCCGGAGGACGAACAGTCCAAGGTCACGGAGGTCTTCGAGAAGGCCACGACGAGTTACAAATCGGGCGGCTGA
- a CDS encoding serine/threonine-protein kinase has translation MSKPEHTESPAGAPAAKPDDATAPAAKPGVAKPRSGKAAPVAKADVAESEAGSAAAGEPEGATAPAAKPGVVKPRLGKAAPVAKADVAESEAAAEPDDASAPAAKPGVVKPRLGKAAPVAKADDAKAAAAKPGSGKGAPAAESGDAKSVPPAATEAEPEDAKPGVGKAVPAVKADDAKAAAEPEDAKPAAAKPKSAPAKAGEAVVNPVVEKADAMAAAVKAAAAKAAGDGQDEGRLLAGRYRLGAVLGKGGMGTVWRAQDETLGRTVAVKELRFNTGVDEDEKRRLITRTLREAKAIARIRSGGAVTVYDVVDEDARPWIVMELIEGPSLAEFIRENGPLTPHRAAEVGLAVLDVLRAAHGQGILHRDVKPSNVLIAGNGRVVLTDFGIAQVEGDPSVTSTGMLVGAPSYISPERARGQKPGPPADMWSLGGLLYASVEGVPPYDKGSALATLTAVMTEPVEPPKNAGPLAEVIYGLLVKDPAHRLDDARARAMLNAVLAAPEPQKAPVAAPAAEETRQISLADAKEAAEKAAVEKAAEKAAEKAAKKERERREREQRDRARAALKATRKAATAAAAATAVSAAEPPKAKPATVAAPLTDVMQRRTIALAIAGVVVVLAVVGSLIAYSVSGDNDKGAKDEGKGGQTPSATAGQTSGGTAQSPAQPTPNTGDTGGSGSGGTGNGNATAGAAAGTGGQPDQGQQSPGVGQGQGATSGGAGGALPAGFALVQDFGFHFSIAMPEGFKQTGIAGENSGVIYSRDGGFPRIQVDYTAKPGNDARAAWLASVAGTSASSKNYRHIRIDTVDYRGYPTVADWEFEREQKGIKVRVLNRGFKLDATHGYAIMISCPADQWDGAECTQMRDVAFQTFQPLG, from the coding sequence ATGTCGAAGCCGGAGCACACCGAGTCACCTGCCGGGGCGCCTGCGGCGAAGCCTGACGATGCGACTGCGCCTGCGGCGAAGCCCGGGGTGGCGAAGCCGCGGTCGGGCAAGGCTGCGCCTGTGGCGAAGGCTGACGTGGCGGAGTCTGAGGCCGGGTCCGCTGCCGCGGGGGAGCCGGAGGGTGCGACTGCGCCTGCGGCGAAGCCGGGGGTGGTGAAGCCGCGGTTGGGCAAGGCTGCGCCTGTGGCGAAGGCTGACGTGGCGGAGTCTGAGGCCGCGGCGGAGCCTGACGATGCGAGTGCGCCTGCGGCGAAGCCGGGGGTGGTGAAGCCGCGGTTGGGCAAGGCTGCGCCTGTGGCGAAGGCTGACGACGCGAAGGCCGCGGCTGCGAAGCCCGGGTCCGGCAAGGGCGCGCCTGCGGCGGAGTCCGGGGATGCGAAGTCCGTGCCCCCGGCTGCGACTGAGGCGGAGCCCGAGGATGCGAAGCCCGGAGTGGGTAAGGCAGTACCTGCGGTGAAGGCTGACGACGCGAAGGCCGCGGCGGAGCCCGAGGACGCCAAGCCCGCGGCGGCGAAGCCGAAGAGCGCGCCCGCGAAGGCGGGTGAGGCCGTCGTCAATCCCGTGGTTGAGAAGGCGGATGCCATGGCGGCCGCCGTCAAGGCCGCCGCCGCGAAGGCGGCCGGGGATGGGCAGGACGAGGGACGGCTGCTGGCCGGGCGCTACCGGCTGGGGGCCGTGCTCGGCAAGGGCGGTATGGGTACCGTCTGGCGGGCACAGGACGAGACCCTGGGCCGGACGGTCGCCGTCAAGGAGCTCCGCTTCAACACCGGGGTCGACGAGGACGAGAAGCGACGCCTCATCACCCGTACCCTCCGCGAGGCCAAGGCCATCGCCCGGATCCGCAGCGGCGGCGCCGTCACCGTCTACGACGTCGTCGACGAGGACGCCCGGCCGTGGATCGTCATGGAGCTCATCGAAGGCCCCTCGCTTGCCGAGTTCATACGGGAGAACGGCCCCCTCACCCCGCACCGCGCGGCCGAGGTCGGACTCGCGGTCCTCGACGTCCTGCGCGCCGCGCACGGCCAGGGCATCCTGCACCGCGACGTGAAGCCCTCCAACGTGCTCATCGCCGGCAACGGCCGTGTCGTCCTCACCGACTTCGGCATCGCGCAGGTCGAGGGCGACCCCTCCGTCACCTCCACCGGCATGCTCGTCGGCGCCCCCTCCTACATCTCCCCCGAGCGGGCCCGCGGCCAGAAGCCCGGCCCGCCCGCCGACATGTGGTCGCTCGGCGGCCTGCTGTACGCCTCCGTCGAGGGAGTCCCCCCGTACGACAAGGGGTCCGCGCTCGCCACCCTCACCGCGGTGATGACCGAGCCGGTGGAGCCGCCGAAGAACGCCGGTCCGCTGGCCGAGGTCATCTACGGCCTCCTCGTCAAGGACCCGGCGCACCGCCTCGACGACGCCCGCGCCCGGGCGATGCTCAATGCCGTCCTCGCGGCGCCCGAACCCCAGAAGGCCCCCGTGGCGGCCCCGGCCGCCGAGGAGACCCGGCAGATATCGCTGGCGGACGCCAAGGAGGCCGCGGAGAAGGCGGCCGTGGAGAAGGCGGCCGAGAAGGCAGCCGAGAAGGCGGCCAAGAAGGAACGCGAGCGCCGCGAACGCGAGCAGCGCGACCGCGCCCGCGCCGCGCTGAAGGCGACCCGCAAGGCGGCGACGGCCGCGGCGGCCGCCACGGCCGTCTCGGCGGCGGAGCCGCCGAAGGCCAAGCCGGCCACCGTCGCGGCCCCGCTCACGGACGTCATGCAGCGGCGCACCATCGCGCTGGCGATCGCCGGCGTGGTCGTGGTGCTGGCGGTGGTCGGCTCGCTCATCGCCTACTCCGTCAGTGGCGACAACGACAAGGGTGCCAAGGACGAGGGCAAGGGCGGCCAGACGCCGAGCGCAACGGCCGGACAGACCTCGGGCGGGACCGCGCAGAGCCCCGCGCAGCCCACGCCGAACACCGGCGACACGGGCGGGAGCGGCAGCGGTGGCACCGGCAATGGCAACGCCACCGCCGGCGCCGCGGCCGGTACGGGCGGTCAGCCGGACCAGGGCCAGCAGAGCCCGGGTGTCGGCCAGGGACAGGGCGCCACGTCCGGGGGGGCCGGTGGCGCCCTCCCCGCGGGCTTCGCCCTGGTGCAGGACTTCGGTTTCCACTTCTCGATCGCCATGCCCGAGGGCTTCAAGCAGACCGGCATAGCGGGTGAGAACTCCGGCGTCATATACAGCCGTGACGGCGGTTTCCCGCGGATCCAGGTCGACTACACCGCCAAGCCCGGCAACGACGCCCGCGCCGCCTGGCTGGCATCGGTCGCGGGGACGTCGGCGAGCAGCAAGAACTACCGGCACATCCGGATCGACACGGTGGACTACAGGGGCTACCCGACCGTCGCGGACTGGGAGTTCGAGCGGGAGCAGAAGGGGATCAAGGTCCGGGTGCTCAACCGCGGTTTCAAGCTGGACGCGACGCACGGCTACGCCATCATGATCAGCTGCCCCGCCGACCAGTGGGACGGCGCGGAGTGCACGCAGATGCGCGACGTCGCCTTCCAGACCTTCCAGCCTCTCGGCTGA